In Bacillus carboniphilus, the sequence ATTGTGTTGATGGTGTTAGCGGTGAATGGCGTGCTGTGGCTGCTTGGATTGCGGACGAATGTGCGGGAGCGCAGGCGGATGCGGGAGCAGCAAGGGGCTGTGGCTTGAGTTGTTGGACCTGTCACTTGGGTGATGGGTCTTTGTTTTTTTACTGTAAGGTGGGTCAAGTGTTTGGGCACGGAACTCGATTTCCCTATAGAACCAAGTAACCGGCTTTTTGTTAATTTAAGTGCCGGCTGTGGGGTTACTGTCATTTTTTCGGAAGTTAGCCTCTTGTTTTCGGAACTTGTGGGATGTTTTTCAGAAGTTCGTGCTGTTTTTTCAGAACTCACGAGGCTTTTTTCAGAACTTGTCTTATCTTTTTCAGAAGTTAGGCGAGCTTTTTCAGAACTTGAGGATGGTTTTTCGGAACTTACACGCTCGGAGTTTTTATATCACATCGAACACGCACCCAAATGGCGGAACAGGGGATCTGTTACGTCATTCTCCCCCTCCACCACCGTCTCCTCCGTTGTCTCCAAAGAAATCTCCGCTAGAGTCACGAGCGCTGGAGTTATGGTTGTCAGTGTCGTCGATGAAATAGCCTTTTTTGTAGAGACTGCCAGCTACGGCAACGGCTATACCAACAAGGACTACTATAATCACAATACCACCCATTTAACCCTTGTTTCTACTTAAGTGAATTTTACCATAAATTGGACTTATCTGAGTTTTGGGGGGGGTTTTTTATTAATTTAAGTGCCGGTTTTGGGTGTGGTAGAAGGAGATATCGGGGGCTATCGGAAACTTCGGGGCTTCTATCGGAAAAGAATAGAGTTCTATCGGAAACTTTTTGCCTTTATCGGAAACTATGAGTCTTCTATCGGAAGTATTCGTGCCTCTATCGGAAACAATAGACAGCCTATCGGACATTATTTCGGGTCTATCGGAAATTTCTTTAACCACAGCACAAAAACAGCCGGCTTTTTATTAAATAAAATCCGGTTGTTGGTGGGACAGTGAAACCTGTCCCCTATGTCCCTAGTTGTGAATCCGTGGGTAAGGCAATAGAATGGAAGTAACAGGAAATCACTGAGGGGGATTGGATGAGGTATCTTTGGTTAATCGGCGTAGTGGTTGTTTTGTTAAGTGGCTGTGGACCATTTAAAGTTTCGGAAGATTGTGCTTGTGTCGGTGTATTGAGAGTGAATGGGGATAACTATACTGAAGGTAGTGGCGAGTATACACCGGGTGAATTGGTTGGAAAAGTGAAGGAAAGGGTAGATCCGAGTGACGACATTATAGTTGGCAACTTTAGATCTGATACTTTAGAGGTAGAGACTGAGATTTATCAGGCGGTTGAAGATGAGTCTGTGTTGCTTGCGAAGATTAGTGATGATGAGTATGAGGTTTTTATTAAGGAGTGAAGCAGTGGGACAGGGTTCCTGTCCCTGCTGTCCCATCATTAACTAAAAGCCGGTTATTGGTTGAGTGGGACAGCAAACCCCCCTTCTGTCCCAGCAAAACCCCCGTGTCCGGTGTCATCATTGTAAGTGGTTTTTCATACTATAAAGGTGGGGTGAAAAAAATGCCGAGAGTTAAATATCGTGATTCGGACGTTGCGTTGATGGCGAGGATGATGAGGGCGGAAGCCGAGGGTGAAGGTCAGCAAGGAATGCTGTATGTTGGAAATATCATTGTGAATCGAGCTATAGTCGATTGTTTAGACTTTAAAGATGTAAGAACTATTAACGATGTAATTTTTCATGTACAAGGTGGAAATTATTCCTTTGAAGCTGTTCAAAAAGGGAATGTGTTTTATCAAAGAGCGAGAGAGGTTGAGAAGAGATTGGCCAAAAAGAATTTGGATTATTGGAGACAACATCCAGCCAAATATTCTCTTTGGTACTTTAATCCATACGCTCCATGCCCACCAACATGGTACGGCCAACCTTTTGCTGGTCAATTTAAGGATCATTGTTTTTATGAACCGAAACCTGGAACATGCCCTAGTGTATATTTGTAAGGCCGAGCTTACTCGCTTTGAGTAAGCTTTTTTTGATGGGACAAGGGGACAGGTTTAGTGTCCCAGTGTGGTAGAATGAGATTATTAGGGAGAATTCATGGGGGTATATGGGTGAAGAAAATTGGATTGGTCTTTTTGGTGGTCCTGTTGTTAAGTGGTTGTAGCTTTATGGATAATCAGAGGAAATGCGGATGTGGAGAACCTGAAGAGGAAAGTTTGATAGAAAGTTAAAAACAGTGGGAGTCCCCACTGTTTTATTTATGTTTATTGAAAAGCCGGCTGGTTGTTTGTGGGACAGGTAAACCTGTCCCCTCTGTCCCAACACCAGTGGGACAGCAAACCTGTCCCTACTGTCCCGTTTGGAGCAGGTCCTGCAGGCTTTCTCGGTTTTTGGTTAGGTCTTCGAGTGTGTATTCGTCTAGGACTGCGAAGAATGCTTGGAGTGCTTTGTTGAGGACTCCTTTTAGTCTGCATACGTCTTGGAGGACACAGGTGAATTGGCCGTCTTGGAAGCATTCTACGACGTGGAAGTCTTCTTCGGTATGACGGACGACGTTTCCGATGTTGATGTCTTTTGGCTCCCTTGCCAAGCGCAGTCCACCGTTACGTCCTCGAATGGTTTCGACGAATCCCCATTTTCCGAGGGCATGCGTTACCTTCATTAAGTGGTTTTTGGAGATATCATACGTGTCCGCAATTTGCTGGATGCTACTTAGTTCGTTTTTCGGTGTCGTTGCTAGATACATCAGTACACGTAATGAGTAATCTGAAAACTGTGTAAGCTTCATGGGAATTCGCCTCCTTGTTCCGTTCATTTTCCTTAAATTAGATTAACACAGTGGGAAGAAAATTAGTATGGAGTTGCACCGATTGGAGATAATTTTTAATGGAGATTGTCCTTCACGATTTTTGTGAGGGGCTTTTTTTATTCACTGGGACTTTGGGTCTTACTTTTTCCGTTCATACCTATTTGTGACCTTTTTCACAATTTCGTCAAGAAGTTTTGTCAGATTTGTTAAAGAGGTATTTTTGATATATCTTTTATCACACAGCCGTGCAAAGATATATTTATGATACATCTTAAAAAACAAACTCTGAGGTGACCTATATGTTAAACCAAAAAACTATCGATATTATCAAATCTACTGCTCCTGTTTTGGAGGTTCACGGAACTACGATTACGAAACGATTCTATGAAATGATGTTCACCGCACATCCTGAACTATTGAATATTTTTAACCACGCGAATCAAAGAAAAGGTAGACAGCAACAGTCATTGGCGAATACCGTTTATGCTGCTGCTGTTCATATTGATCGTTTGGAAGAGATTATTCCGGTTGTGAAGCAGATTGCTCACAAGCACCGTAGCTTAGGAATCAAGCCTGAGCACTATCCGATTGTTGGAGAGAATTTGCTAGCTGCGATTAAGGATGTTTTAGGCGATGCAGCGACGGATGAGATTATTGGGGCGTGGGCTGAGGCTTACGGTGTGATTGCGGATGCGTTTATCGGTGTTGAGAAGGAAATGTATGAAGAAGCGAAGGCGGCTGATGGTGGCTGGGATGACTTCCGCAAGTTTTCAGTTGCGAAAAAGGTTGTGGAAAGTGATGAGATTACTTCCTTCTATTTAAAGGCGACTGATGGTGGTCCGATTTCTACTTTTGTGCCGGGTCAATATATTAGTGTGAAGCTTGAGATTGAGGGCGAAGAGTATACGCATATTCGTCAGTACAGCTTGAGTGACGCGCCTGGTAAGGATTATTACCGCATTAGTGTGAAGCGTGAAGTTGGCGGTGAGGTTCCGGATGGTGTCGTGACGAATTATCTACATGACAAGGTTGCGGAGGGCGATGAAGTGTTGGTTAGTGCGCCAGCTGGTGATTTTGTGGTGGATATGGATTCTTCGGAGCCGATTGTGTTACTTGCTGGTGGGGTTGGTGTGACGCCATTGATGAGTATGATGAATCATGTGATGGAGACGCAACCGGAGCGTGAGATTGTGATGATTAACGCGGTGCGTAATGGTGATGTGCATGCGTTTAGGGACAATATTTTAGCTAAGAATTTGGAGCATCCGGCGTTGCATTACTATGCTTGCTACAGTGCGCCAACGGATGCGGATCGTGAAGCTGGCCGTTATCATCGTGAAGGCTTTGTGACGAAGGAATGGTTGGAGCAAGTGGTGCCTGATGTGAAGGGTAGCCAGTATTACTTCTGTGGTCCAGAAGGGTTCATGAAGCACGTGTTTGCGACGTTGAAGGATATGGGCGTTGCAGATGAGAAGATTCGATTTGAGTTTTTTGGTCCGGCGATGGATATTCAGAAGGTTGAGGTTGAATCGAAGTAACGGTTAGGGTGAAGACCGAGGCTTGTGGGCCTTGGTCTTTTTTTATAGCCGGATTTTTGTTAATTAAGGGCCGGTTGTTGTGGGGAGTGCAGTGGAAATTGGGGGTTTTTCGGAACTTTTGGGTTTGAATTCAGAACTCGTGCTCACTGATTCGGAACTAATGGTTACTTTTTCAGAACTCGGGATCATCTTTTCAGAACTCAGGAGGCATTTTTCAGAACTCAAGCGACTGTTTTCAGAACTCAGCACTCTTTATTCAGAACTCAGCCCCTCTCGGCCGGGACAGCAAACCTGTCCCCCTTGTCCCACCCCTGTCCCACGAAAAAAAACCGACCTCCATTAAATGAAAGGCCGGTTTTGGGTCGAGTGGGACAGTGAAACCTGTCCCCCTGTCCCTAGTGCAGCGGTTTTTGGTCCCAGTCTTCACCGTCGATACCTAGTTCGTTGAGTTCGTGCAGTTCGTCGATGTAGAGCTTTTTTTGTGCTAGGTCGATGATGTTGTCGATGTCTTGTTTGTTGTAGTTGTGATCGACTAGTTCTTCGTCGAAGGCTGAATGGTAGATGAGCGCTGCGTACCGAAATTCTTTTTCAGTTGCTGGGCGCATTAAGTCTACTTTTTTTTTAGCGTGTCGATCCAGAATTTGGCCTCGGCTTTACATGAGAAGTCAATTTCTCGGCCGACTTCTTTTTCGAGCGCCTCTAGTTCTTCGATTTGTTCTTGAGTTGGCTCTTCGGATAGAACCTTCTCTAGTGTTTCGTTAATTTTATCTGCCAGCATTTGATGAAATTCAGGAGACGATTTCACCTCATGGCTAAGTTTTTGATACCAGGAAGCGTTGTTTTCGATATATGTACGCCATTCTTTTACAAAGTCAGGCAAGCTGTAGAGCTTTTCGCTCCATTCGATGTTTGCCATGTATTGTTCAAAGGCTGTTGTGATAGATTTTGTTATACTAATTTTCACTCCTGGAGTTAGTTCACTTTTCATGTTTGAGAAAAGACCTCCTACAATTTTCAGAAATCAATCCGTTCATATTATTTTACATTATCATAATCTTTTGCATTTTTCCAAGAAAAATGTCGAAACCCGCCTCATGTGAAGATGTACCTTCCTATTATACGCATTTATCACTAAATTAGCCAAGAGAAAAGAGAATCCCCAGAATATGGGGATTCTCCTTATAAGACTAATTTTGATTGAACGTAGTGATATAACAGTTTCGTTGTATTCTCAATAGAGTCACGATGTGTACGCTCCATTGCATGAGACGAGTCAATTCCTGGCCCGATTAAGCCGTGGACGATGTCGTGACCGGAGCGAATCGCAGCTGATGCATCTGAACCATAGTACGGATAGATATCAAGCTTGTACCCAATTCCATTTTCCTCTGCGATTTTGACTAAATTTTTGCGCAATTCATAGTGGTATGGTCCACTTGCATCTTTCACACAGATGGAGACGGTGTATTCATCGGTAGACTGGCCATCACCCATGGCTCCCATGTCTACAGCTAAGTATTCAACGGTTTCTGGTGTGATATTGGAGTTCCCACCATAACCGATTTCTTCGTTATTAGAGATTAAAAAGTGCGTTGTATACGGAAGTTCAGTGTTGTCCTGTTTAAGTTGTTTGATTAACTGAAGTAAGATGGAGACGCTTGCCTTGTCGTCGAGGTGACGGGATTTAATGAACCCGCTCTCGGTTGTTTGAACGCGTGGATCGAAGGATACAAAGTCACCCACTTCAATTCCAAGAGCTCGTACATCATCCGCATTATGTACCACTTCATCAATCCGGACTTCCATGTTCTTTTGGTTACGTTCAGCTGTTCCCGCATCCTTATAAACATGAATGGAAGTTTGATGCATGAGGATGGTTCCGGTGTATTTTTTCCCCGAGCTTGTTTCGATTTGGCAATACTCGCCTTCAATGGAGTTATATCGGAATCCTCCAATTAGATCAAGACGCAGTCTCCCGCTCGGCTTAATTTCTTTCACGATTGCTCCCAGAGTATCCACATGAGCTGTTAGCATGCGGTGATTCTCTGTATCTTTTCCAGGTAGGGTCGCAATCAGACCGCCTTTTCGGTTTCGGTATGTTTCAACTCCAACCTCTGTTAAAAATTTTTCCACATATGTTATCACTTCATTTGTGTTCCCAGAAGGACTTGGGATGGACACAATTTGTTGCAACAATTGAATTGTTTCGTCTGTATTCGGATATGCCATGTAAAATCTCCTTTTTTCCCAATAAAGATAGAAATCCCATATTACTATTATACCTTTCTGGAAGGATTATGTAATAGACCTTCGTTGGAATTTTTTTAACATTCTTGACAGGATTCGGGACTATCGAACCACAGGAAGAAGGACAGGTCCACCATTTGGCCTGTCCTTCTTCCTTAGAAATTCATTATTGATTGTTGTTATCGTCGTCGTCAGTAGGATCTAGGTCGTTCAGTGGGCCTTCTTCTTCGCCTACTTCACCATTGTCATCCCCAAGGTCACCCATGTCGCCGTTGCCGTTACCATTACCCATGTCACCGTTTTGCCCGTTGTCATCGATGACACCATCATCTTCTTCGATGTTTCCATTACCATTCATGCCGTTATCTCCGTTGTCATCGATAACGCCACCATCGTCCTCAATTACATCATCTTCTGGAGGTGGTTCTTGGTCATTGTTACATCCAGTTAAGAGCATACCGACTAAAAGTGAACCACTAAGTAGTGATAAAAGCTTTTTGTTCATTGTAAAAAGCCCCTTTCGTGAATTTCATTTTGGACTTCGACCTCACTTGGGTCTCGAAGTTATATTGCCCAAACCGAAAGAAATCTTGCATGCATTTTATATTTTTTTGTGAAAAGGTTGTATGTTCGACTCATAGGTCAGCGCTGACTCCTTCTCTGTTTACACCGTATGGAGTGGTGTAAAACATAAATTGGACAAGTTGGTACCTTTGGGGGAGATTTTGTAAATGTTGTGATGGGGTTTTTACTGAACTGTAAAACTGTGGGGGGCGAAATTACCAGGATTTTTGGGGTGGATGTGGGGAGAATAAGTTTAATGTGTGGTGGTAGCCGGGGTTGGTTCATTTTTGGGTAAAACTTGAGGGTTAAATTATGAATTTAGTGCCGGTTGGCCATTGGTAGCTGGATTTTTTTGTTTAATGGAAGGGCCGGTTTTGGGGGTTGGTGCTCGGAATTGGTTGGCTATCGGAAATTTTGGTCGTGCTATCGGAAAATTGGGCCAGGCTATCAGAAAACTTCAAACTTCTATCAGAAACTTTGGACACCAGCTTTTCCTTTAGAAATGGCTTCTTCCAAGATTGGCTGTAGTCGGTGCCTTTCGTGCAATCTTTTCCTTAATTTTTCCTCGACTAGGGTTTGCAGAGGGTATGTTCTTTTTTTAATAAATATTGTTATCAACTCCTTTGCATGTTACTATTCTCCTTCCCCTTCAAAATTCCTGCAAACAAAAAGGACCATGACGGCCCTTTATTGTTTCGATAAACCTATTCCCGCTAGGATCCAGGCAATTCCGTACACGCCCCCAATGAGCAAGCCACCTAGAAGTGCGTTGTGATTGTAGACTACGGTCATGGAGAGAATGACGGCTGGGACAGTTAGAAGAAAGAGGTAGGAGCTAGTTCTGGAGACAATAGTGGTACGGCAAAGCGCAAGGCCCATGGGAAGTGCACCTAGGT encodes:
- a CDS encoding cell wall hydrolase — its product is MPRVKYRDSDVALMARMMRAEAEGEGQQGMLYVGNIIVNRAIVDCLDFKDVRTINDVIFHVQGGNYSFEAVQKGNVFYQRAREVEKRLAKKNLDYWRQHPAKYSLWYFNPYAPCPPTWYGQPFAGQFKDHCFYEPKPGTCPSVYL
- a CDS encoding Rrf2 family transcriptional regulator → MKLTQFSDYSLRVLMYLATTPKNELSSIQQIADTYDISKNHLMKVTHALGKWGFVETIRGRNGGLRLAREPKDINIGNVVRHTEEDFHVVECFQDGQFTCVLQDVCRLKGVLNKALQAFFAVLDEYTLEDLTKNRESLQDLLQTGQ
- the hmpA gene encoding NO-inducible flavohemoprotein; the protein is MLNQKTIDIIKSTAPVLEVHGTTITKRFYEMMFTAHPELLNIFNHANQRKGRQQQSLANTVYAAAVHIDRLEEIIPVVKQIAHKHRSLGIKPEHYPIVGENLLAAIKDVLGDAATDEIIGAWAEAYGVIADAFIGVEKEMYEEAKAADGGWDDFRKFSVAKKVVESDEITSFYLKATDGGPISTFVPGQYISVKLEIEGEEYTHIRQYSLSDAPGKDYYRISVKREVGGEVPDGVVTNYLHDKVAEGDEVLVSAPAGDFVVDMDSSEPIVLLAGGVGVTPLMSMMNHVMETQPEREIVMINAVRNGDVHAFRDNILAKNLEHPALHYYACYSAPTDADREAGRYHREGFVTKEWLEQVVPDVKGSQYYFCGPEGFMKHVFATLKDMGVADEKIRFEFFGPAMDIQKVEVESK
- a CDS encoding M42 family metallopeptidase, giving the protein MAYPNTDETIQLLQQIVSIPSPSGNTNEVITYVEKFLTEVGVETYRNRKGGLIATLPGKDTENHRMLTAHVDTLGAIVKEIKPSGRLRLDLIGGFRYNSIEGEYCQIETSSGKKYTGTILMHQTSIHVYKDAGTAERNQKNMEVRIDEVVHNADDVRALGIEVGDFVSFDPRVQTTESGFIKSRHLDDKASVSILLQLIKQLKQDNTELPYTTHFLISNNEEIGYGGNSNITPETVEYLAVDMGAMGDGQSTDEYTVSICVKDASGPYHYELRKNLVKIAEENGIGYKLDIYPYYGSDASAAIRSGHDIVHGLIGPGIDSSHAMERTHRDSIENTTKLLYHYVQSKLVL